The genomic region AATGAGTACTCGACCTTCATTTTTCTGGTGACGGATTTGCCAACTAGAGAGATCGTGAGATCAAGTTCCAACTCACCTTTGAAGGCGGGGTGATCATTCGTGTGGAGCATTCGCTCCTTTTTCTTTCCGGTGTAATGCTCGTTCGCGAAGTCCACATTGACGGACTTCACAAGGATCGCGTTCACGTCGAGCCCACACTTCTCAGCCAATGCGATTAGCTCATCCTTCTTGAGGGAATTGATTTTAGACAGGCTGCCGACAATGCTTTTAATGTCGGGAAGAGCACGGATCTCTTTGCGCAGTCGTTCACGAGCTTCTGCGGAGAGCTTGGTCATTGACGGTCCTCATGTCCAGTTTTGTCCTGGACACATAATTGGACAGTCTTGGACAGATTTCAAGCCTGTCCATGTCTCAAGATGCGATAAACACTCGCTCGGCCGATTTTCAGCTGCTTGGCAATTTTTGTGGCCCCGGCGCCTTCTTCGGCAAGTCGCCTAACCTCTGCGGTGTCGATGGACGCCTTCCGGCCCTCATACACCCCCTTAGCTTTAGCTTTGGCGATGCCTTCCATCTGCCTTTCACGTCGGAGATTGGTCTCAAATTCCGCGAATACGCCAAGCATGTCCAAAAAGCATTTTCCCGCCGCCGTGCCCGTATCAATAGGCTGGTCCGTGGCGCGGAGGGCGGCTCCTTTGGCTTTGATTATCTTGACAATTTCCTGGAGGTCTGCCACGGAGCGAGCCAATCGGTCCACCTTCGTGACCATCAGAACATCGCCGGACCGCAGGAACTGCAGCAGGGTTTCCAGCTCGGCTCTGCCTTCGCGGGTGGTGCCGCTCATCTTCTCCTCGCGGACAATACCGCACCCCGCACTGACCAGCTTCTCGACCTGGGTTTCCAGGTCCTGGTCTGTCGTGCTCACTCGCGCGTAGCCATAAATCGCCATGGTTGAAGCCCATCAAAACGTCTCGTTAGGGTCTAGACCATAACCGATGCTGTCTCATTTGTCCATGAGTTGACCCTAATGATACGCTCTGGGTGTCTCATCGCGATGTCTCGCTCGGGTATACCCTCATGATACCGGCCCCATGGGGGGGTTAGCAGACGACGACTTCTTTAAACGCCTTCTCAGACGCCCGAGCCAAAACATCGGAACTTTACGGAAAGGGGCGATGAGTGGTACGCAATCCAGGTTCGGGTATTCTACCCAATCGGGGTCTACATGAGGACGACACACGGGGCAAAGGCAGCGGGCCTGGCTGGTCTTTCAGAACATCAGCTTCGAGAGTGGACAGTGCGCCGCGCACTGATCCCACCAGATGTGAAGCCAAGCGGCCGGGGTGACGCCTCAAAGTTTTGCTGGCAGACCATACTCGTCCTGCGCATCGCCGCTACGCTCCGGGGCGAGCTCCGTCTTGAGCTATCCCACTATGTCGAAATGTTTGCGGCACTTCGGCAAGCGCTGGCTGGTACATCCTTTCTTGAACTCTGGGGAAAGGTGCTCGTCATCCAAGGGCCGTTAAGATGGAATTTGCTCGATGCCGATGACCGAGCCAGCCAATTGGACGGCATTAGGCTCGCTTTGGACCCTCACCTTAAAGTTCTAGCTACAGGTTTTGAACTTGCGTCGCCGGGTGGGCGAGGGCAGCTCGAAATGTTTCCTGCGCAGGTGGTGCACTCGCCGATTGGGCCCAGTGTTTCGCGCGGCAGGAGGAGAGCTTGACGCAACACTTCAATAAAGTGCTCCGCTCAACTGGCTACCTGAACTCGCGGGGAAAGCCAGTAAAGGGATTGGTGCGGCCGCAAGACAGATTTGCATATCAGCTGCGTCCAATTTTCCAGAACGATCGGCTTGGACTAAACGCAGACGCGGTGTTCACATCCCATCGATCGCCCACCGCGATCTTCAAGGACGCCGGAAAGTGCG from Hyphomicrobium sp. MC1 harbors:
- a CDS encoding recombinase family protein; amino-acid sequence: MAIYGYARVSTTDQDLETQVEKLVSAGCGIVREEKMSGTTREGRAELETLLQFLRSGDVLMVTKVDRLARSVADLQEIVKIIKAKGAALRATDQPIDTGTAAGKCFLDMLGVFAEFETNLRRERQMEGIAKAKAKGVYEGRKASIDTAEVRRLAEEGAGATKIAKQLKIGRASVYRILRHGQA